The Helicobacter ganmani genome includes the window CGTCTGCTAAATGGATTTTTTGATTGAAATCCTTTCCCGCATTATCCGCATTCAAGGATAAATCTAAAATTGTAGCGATTCCAAAGGTATTTGGAATCTCAAATTTGGCAGAAAAATACAAACTCAAAAACCATTGTTGTAAATGTCTTGCTTGAAAGTTTGCCAAAGTCTCCTGCTTTTTTGGAACATTCGCATTGCCTATTAGCAAATCTTGCTTTAACTGCCCCATTCTTGTGCTTCTGCCACCGCACAAAAGGACACAAGGTATTGAAAATCTCATTTAGCAACCCCCAAAATATACAAAACCTAAAAATCCTATTTGAAGTTTTGGCAAAATTATAGCTTTTTTCCTGCACTTTTGGTAGGATTCTAAACTTTAAATGCGTAAGGAGTAAATGTGCTAGTAGATGGTTTTGGAAGAACCATTGATTATATGCGAATCAGCGTAACCGAACGATGCAATTTTCGTTGCGCTTATTGTATGCCAAACACGCCGATGAATTTAGGCGATGAAAACGAAGATGTACCGCTAGAATCTGTGTTAAACTTCATCAAGGTAGCCATTATACAAGGAGTTAAAAAAATCCGAATCACAGGCGGAGAACCGCTTTTGCGTTCCAAAATCGTTCCATTTATTGCGCAAATCTGCGACTTTGCGCCACAAATTGATATTGCACTAACCACCAATGCCTTTTTGCTTGCTCCACTTGCCAAACCACTCAAAGATGCGGGATTGAAGCGCATTAATATTTCCCTAGATTCCTTGCAAAAAGATAGAATCCTTTGTATCTCCAAACGCGACGGATTAGAAAAAATCCTCAATGGCATTGAAGTAGCACATCAAGTCGGACTTAAAATCAAGCTTAATATGGTTCCACTCAAAGGAATCAATACGGACGAGATTCTCTCTATCTTGGAATATGGTATGAAACGTGGCATAATGGTGCGATTCATTGAATATATGGAAAATTCCCACGCTAAAGAAGGAATTATGGGATTAAAACTTGCAGAAATTTTAGCAAACATTCAAACAAAATATCCCACGCGGCTATTTGAAAAAGAAGTCATTGGACCTGCGACACTTTTTAAGATTCCACAACAAGAAATCAAAGCAAACTTAGGAGTGGAGCTAAATCGCGATTATATCTTTGGCATCATCGCACCTCACAACGATGACTTTTGCAAAACCTGCAATAGAGTCCGCCTAAGCAGTGAGGGCAAGCTGATTCCTTGTCTTTATCATAACAACGCAATAGACATTAAAGAAGCAATGTTACGAGGCGATACAGAGGAGATTCTCTCTCGCTTAAAACTCTGCATAGAAAACAAGCCAGAAAAAAATGATTGGGATACCAATGCGATTTCTCAAAGGGCATTTTATCAAACAGGCGGGTAAGCCTGTGGGATTCCACAAGGAAAGAGAAAATATAAAATTGCTTTATCCTTGCGAGAAAATTTATAAAATTTTGTGGTCCTCATTGCGCTAGCTTCAACCACTTTAGTGCAAATCCATAACCTCGCATAAATCAAACCTCGCAACAAAACCACAAACCCCTTACAAGCCTTTACTGATTCTAGCGGATATTCTCCTTGCGCACAAAAAGATAATCCCAGCCATTCCACATTAAATCCTATAATCCTTAGAATTGAGAAATTATGACATAAAATTTATTGGCTTGGCAAGTTCATTTTCTTAATGATAATTATTTTCCTTTAAGAATCTCCTCTGTATAATTCATAAATATTTTAATCAAGGAGACAACAATGAATAAAATTGTTCAAACACTTAAACAAATCCAAGCAGATTCAGCTGTATTCTATATCAAGCTTCATAATTATCATTGGAATATCAAAGGTGCAGATTTCCACCCTATGCATTCAGCACTAGAAAATATGTATGATGAAATCACAG containing:
- the moaA gene encoding GTP 3',8-cyclase MoaA; this encodes MLVDGFGRTIDYMRISVTERCNFRCAYCMPNTPMNLGDENEDVPLESVLNFIKVAIIQGVKKIRITGGEPLLRSKIVPFIAQICDFAPQIDIALTTNAFLLAPLAKPLKDAGLKRINISLDSLQKDRILCISKRDGLEKILNGIEVAHQVGLKIKLNMVPLKGINTDEILSILEYGMKRGIMVRFIEYMENSHAKEGIMGLKLAEILANIQTKYPTRLFEKEVIGPATLFKIPQQEIKANLGVELNRDYIFGIIAPHNDDFCKTCNRVRLSSEGKLIPCLYHNNAIDIKEAMLRGDTEEILSRLKLCIENKPEKNDWDTNAISQRAFYQTGG